The genomic stretch GAACCTTTTAGAAGGAAAATCGGGTATTGACTATCTTACTCGAGTAAATAAAGACGACTACCCTGCAAAAGTGGCAGCGGAAGTAAAAGACTTCAATCCAGAAGATTATATGGAAAAGAAAGATACTAAACGGATGGATTTATTCACCCAATACGCCGTTGCTGCAAGTAAAATGGCAGTAGAAGATGCGAAGCTTTCCATTACCGAAGAAAATGCAAATCGTATTGGGGTGTGGATTGGATCTGGTATCGGTGGTATGGGAACGTATGAAGAACAGTTTGAGAAACTAATGACAAAGGGTCCTCGCCGTGTGAGCCCTTTCTTCGTCCCAATGATGATTCCGGACATGGCTTCCGGACAAGTATCCATTCAGCTGGGTGCAAAAGGTATTAACTCTTGTACGGTTACTGCTTGTGCATCAGGTGCAAACTCCATTGGAGATGCTTATAAAGTTATCGAGCGCGGAGATGCAGATATCATGATTACCGGCGGTACAGAAGCGCCGCTTACGAAAATGGCATTCGCTGGCTTTGCTGCTGCGAAAGCTCTTTCCTTTAATGATGATCCAGCTACTGCAAGCCGCCCATTTGATGCAAACCGTGATGGTTTTGTTATGGGAGAAGGAGCCGGTATCTTAATTTTGGAATCCCTTGAATCAGCCCTAGAACGCGGTGCAACGATTTATGCAGAAATCGCAGGATACGGTTCATCAGGCGATGCTTATCATATTACAGCACCTGCTCCAGAAGGCGAAGGAGCTGTCCGTGCGATGCGTCAAGCGATGGATGACGCCGAGCTGCAAGCAGAAGATATTGATTATGTTAACGCCCATGGGACAAGCACGGAATTGAATGATAAATTTGAAACGGCGGCCTTAAAACAGCTGTTAGGCGATCATGCGTATCAGACAGCTATTTCCTCAACGAAATCCATGACAGGCCATATGCTAGGCGCTGCGGGAGCAGTTGAAGCAATTATCTGTGTTAAATCGATTCAAGATTCGGTTGTTCCGCCAACAATCAATCAGTCAGAGAAAGATCCGCTTTGTGATTTAGATTATGTACCAAATGTGAAACGGGAGCAAACTGTCCGTGCTGCATTAAGCAATTCACTTGGATTCGGCGGCCATAATGCAGCTCTCGTATTCAAACAATATCAATAAAAGCAAAAGCCTCCTAGCTAATTTTAGGAGGTTTTTTTGTTACTCGATTACTGGTTCAGAAGAATAAAACTTTGCTGGTTGGTCATAATGTATCCTACTACAAGCCACACGGCACGCGCTCCCCACACCCAATAGATCTAGCAGCATGCAAGTGCGTACCAGTGTCGGATTAGCAGAATCGAAAAGCAAAGTGAGGGTTATCTATGTTATTTATGCATGATATTTGGGTGAACTGGTTCGAAGGTGAGGAAAATGGTTATAACGTATGCTCATTTCATGAATGGCGTAAAGAAGATGGAATCGAACTGCTGGATCAAGTACCACTGCTTTACATAGAAGATTCGCTGTTCGCCTACATTGAAAATGATTTACAAGAGTTGCCGAAAGCAATGCTGGACTTGATTCACCGAAAAGCTTTCTTGCGAAAAAATCAAGAGCGGATTGCGATCGATTATGCATGCATTGTAACGAACGGAAAAGCCATTCTGGCGGTTGATACGATGGGATATATCACTCCT from Terribacillus sp. DMT04 encodes the following:
- the fabF gene encoding beta-ketoacyl-ACP synthase II; the protein is MEKKRVVVTGIGAVTPVGNDAATMWQNLLEGKSGIDYLTRVNKDDYPAKVAAEVKDFNPEDYMEKKDTKRMDLFTQYAVAASKMAVEDAKLSITEENANRIGVWIGSGIGGMGTYEEQFEKLMTKGPRRVSPFFVPMMIPDMASGQVSIQLGAKGINSCTVTACASGANSIGDAYKVIERGDADIMITGGTEAPLTKMAFAGFAAAKALSFNDDPATASRPFDANRDGFVMGEGAGILILESLESALERGATIYAEIAGYGSSGDAYHITAPAPEGEGAVRAMRQAMDDAELQAEDIDYVNAHGTSTELNDKFETAALKQLLGDHAYQTAISSTKSMTGHMLGAAGAVEAIICVKSIQDSVVPPTINQSEKDPLCDLDYVPNVKREQTVRAALSNSLGFGGHNAALVFKQYQ